A single region of the Terriglobales bacterium genome encodes:
- a CDS encoding DUF1801 domain-containing protein, translating to MKRPVPVESASALIDERIKKLTDWRGKTLASIRKSILAADHEIIEEWKWMGSPVWSRDGIIAVGNAHKDKVKLTFAHGASLPDPDKLFNAGFAGNTWRAIDWFEGDKINERALKNLVRDAIAFNQIKLKRKAPAGTRAKVPKSKK from the coding sequence ATGAAAAGGCCCGTCCCGGTGGAATCTGCCTCTGCATTGATAGACGAGAGAATCAAGAAACTCACAGACTGGCGTGGCAAAACGCTGGCCAGCATCCGCAAGAGCATCCTTGCGGCCGACCACGAGATCATCGAGGAATGGAAGTGGATGGGAAGCCCCGTGTGGTCTCGCGACGGAATCATCGCGGTCGGCAACGCCCACAAAGATAAGGTGAAGCTTACCTTTGCCCACGGGGCGAGCCTCCCCGATCCTGACAAGCTCTTCAACGCCGGCTTCGCAGGCAACACGTGGCGGGCGATCGATTGGTTCGAGGGCGATAAGATAAATGAGCGTGCTCTAAAAAATCTCGTCCGTGACGCCATTGCTTTCAATCAGATCAAATTGAAGAGGAAAGCGCCTGCGGGGACCCGAGCGAAAGTACCTAAAAGTAAAAAGTGA
- a CDS encoding DUF2911 domain-containing protein, protein MISPKRFSTFSIAILFAVTCAAPYVRAQQSPVRVRPIYPSPKASVMQTIGVTDISITYSRPAVKDRVIFADAPATMETRAKGEATLDNQNERKAGEPIVPYNHVWRAGANDATTFQVTDDVLINGQPLKAGTYSLHAIPGKDEWTIIFNNDAGQWGSFTYDSKKDALRVKTKPQPVSENQEWLIYTFDPVSENSATVNIRWEKVRIPFTVEVKDVKALWRAKADAVIAANPANEVLPLQAAQTYANDKNWDEALKFVDQSIKVKETFRNLSTKTNILWSAGRKEEALKVGEAAIAKGKTDNANTSAFEKRVADMKAGKI, encoded by the coding sequence ATGATTTCGCCCAAACGATTTTCAACTTTCAGCATTGCCATTCTCTTTGCCGTGACGTGCGCGGCGCCGTATGTACGGGCACAGCAGTCGCCAGTGAGGGTCAGGCCGATCTATCCCAGTCCCAAAGCCAGTGTGATGCAGACCATCGGCGTTACCGACATCAGCATCACTTACAGTCGGCCGGCGGTGAAAGACCGCGTAATCTTCGCGGATGCGCCGGCGACGATGGAAACGCGTGCCAAGGGCGAAGCCACTCTCGACAATCAGAACGAGCGCAAGGCGGGCGAGCCCATCGTTCCTTACAATCACGTCTGGCGCGCCGGCGCGAACGACGCGACGACGTTTCAGGTAACGGACGACGTTCTGATCAATGGGCAGCCGTTGAAGGCCGGCACCTACAGCCTGCACGCCATTCCCGGTAAAGACGAGTGGACCATCATCTTCAACAACGACGCCGGACAGTGGGGCAGCTTTACGTACGATTCGAAGAAGGATGCGCTGCGCGTCAAAACCAAGCCACAACCGGTTAGCGAGAATCAGGAATGGCTGATCTACACCTTTGATCCCGTCAGCGAAAATTCCGCGACGGTCAACATCCGTTGGGAAAAGGTTCGCATTCCCTTTACCGTCGAAGTGAAAGACGTGAAGGCGCTCTGGCGGGCAAAGGCTGACGCGGTCATTGCCGCGAATCCGGCGAACGAAGTCCTTCCCCTTCAGGCAGCCCAGACTTATGCCAACGACAAGAATTGGGACGAGGCGCTAAAATTCGTTGACCAATCGATTAAGGTCAAAGAAACATTTCGAAATCTCTCGACCAAGACCAACATCCTTTGGTCGGCCGGCAGGAAAGAAGAAGCCCTCAAGGTTGGGGAGGCGGCCATTGCCAAGGGCAAAACCGACAACGCCAACACTTCGGCTTTTGAGAAGCGCGTCGCGGACATGAAAGCCGGCAAGATCTAA
- the msrA gene encoding peptide-methionine (S)-S-oxide reductase MsrA has protein sequence MIPTRRPRQRLIANGSQTNYDYLYMFAHFFRLILFLSVIAVIVSCTAATNPPIPAAKMDVSLASHAGKEKAVFAGGCFWGTQTVFERVKGVTETTVGYSGGSATTATYDQVTTETTGHAESVEVIYDPSKITYGELLRIFFSVAHDPTQLNRQGPDVGTSYRSAIFYVNEEQKKIASAYIEQLNQARIFPKPIVTEVTPLKGFYRAEDYHQDYALQHPEDPYIQVCDRPKIKALQQQFPEYFVDYKGKSR, from the coding sequence ATGATCCCGACACGCCGGCCGCGCCAGAGGCTCATAGCCAATGGAAGTCAGACAAACTATGATTATCTATATATGTTCGCTCATTTCTTCCGTCTCATCCTGTTTCTCTCTGTCATTGCAGTTATAGTTTCCTGTACAGCAGCAACCAATCCGCCGATTCCTGCTGCAAAAATGGACGTCTCATTAGCCAGCCATGCTGGAAAAGAGAAGGCTGTATTTGCCGGTGGCTGTTTTTGGGGAACGCAAACAGTTTTTGAAAGAGTGAAAGGCGTGACCGAGACCACGGTAGGGTACTCCGGCGGCTCAGCCACCACGGCGACGTACGATCAGGTTACAACAGAAACCACCGGGCACGCGGAATCGGTTGAAGTGATTTATGATCCGTCGAAGATCACATACGGAGAGCTGCTGAGAATCTTCTTTTCCGTTGCGCACGATCCCACGCAACTTAACCGGCAAGGGCCAGACGTTGGCACTTCTTATCGTTCTGCGATCTTTTACGTGAATGAAGAACAGAAGAAGATAGCTTCTGCTTATATCGAGCAGTTGAACCAGGCCAGGATCTTTCCGAAACCCATTGTGACTGAGGTGACGCCACTCAAAGGCTTCTATCGCGCCGAAGATTATCACCAGGACTATGCGCTCCAGCATCCAGAAGATCCCTACATTCAGGTGTGTGACCGCCCAAAGATCAAAGCCTTGCAGCAGCAATTCCCTGAGTATTTTGTCGATTACAAAGGGAAGAGTCGTTGA